One window from the genome of Treponema sp. OMZ 838 encodes:
- a CDS encoding DNA polymerase III subunit gamma/tau, with amino-acid sequence MFENVLGQPVIQLLSDELEQRKVPPALLFAGPESSGKLTAALETARVLSCVTDGSWTCTCESCKRHKDLSASDLLILGTRDTVLETKAAAHALCTAKTMAARYLFVRAVRKLTSRFDSRLWDTDESRFVKAAPILTDIEEALSDLIGQYGNMETISEEEAKKLEKQTEKITDLCQKLQEDCMYDTLPVNQVRKASAWVRLMPVGKKKVLIIENADKMQESARNAFLKILEEPPEYTVFILTTTRRAAVIPTILSRVRTYLFIERDTEHQQAVVERVFRDHHFCTAVSPSQPIRIVSYLQSFLPVAPEYFREAATVFWEYCLNRGEQQKKQFTVLIQKLTAYRTEHPSTYEPSITAVLKLLNNCKPRRIYILFLEAIIVFLQESIHTGVCTPYELERYAAVSQFIHTAMQSVDIFNGTPQAALETLSEQIAFA; translated from the coding sequence ATGTTTGAAAATGTACTCGGACAGCCGGTTATTCAATTGCTCAGTGATGAGCTGGAGCAGAGAAAAGTACCGCCGGCATTGCTCTTTGCCGGGCCGGAATCAAGCGGGAAACTCACCGCCGCATTGGAAACGGCACGTGTTCTTTCATGTGTTACAGACGGCAGTTGGACATGCACATGTGAATCCTGCAAACGGCATAAAGACTTATCGGCAAGTGATCTGTTAATCCTCGGAACACGGGATACCGTGCTTGAAACAAAGGCAGCAGCTCATGCGCTCTGTACTGCAAAAACTATGGCAGCGCGGTATCTTTTTGTCCGAGCCGTACGTAAGCTTACCTCCCGATTTGATTCCCGGCTGTGGGATACGGATGAATCCCGTTTTGTAAAAGCCGCGCCGATTCTTACTGATATAGAGGAAGCACTATCAGATCTTATCGGTCAATATGGTAATATGGAAACCATATCGGAAGAAGAAGCAAAAAAACTGGAAAAGCAGACTGAAAAAATCACCGATCTTTGCCAAAAGCTACAAGAAGATTGTATGTATGACACGCTCCCCGTTAATCAAGTACGGAAAGCGTCCGCATGGGTGCGATTAATGCCCGTCGGAAAAAAAAAGGTACTGATTATTGAAAATGCTGATAAAATGCAAGAATCTGCCCGAAACGCATTTTTAAAAATATTGGAAGAGCCTCCCGAATATACTGTTTTTATTTTAACCACAACGCGCCGAGCTGCCGTTATTCCGACTATTTTGTCCCGTGTACGTACTTATCTGTTCATCGAACGGGATACGGAACATCAACAGGCAGTGGTCGAGCGGGTATTCCGTGATCATCATTTTTGTACGGCTGTATCTCCATCGCAGCCAATCCGCATTGTTTCGTACTTACAGAGTTTTTTGCCGGTTGCTCCCGAATATTTTCGGGAAGCTGCCACGGTCTTTTGGGAGTATTGCTTAAATAGGGGAGAGCAGCAAAAAAAACAATTCACAGTTCTTATTCAAAAACTTACGGCTTATCGAACCGAACATCCGTCAACCTATGAACCGTCGATTACGGCTGTACTGAAGCTACTGAATAATTGCAAACCGAGACGAATATATATTCTTTTTTTAGAAGCGATTATTGTTTTTTTACAGGAGAGTATTCACACCGGCGTATGTACACCGTACGAATTAGAACGCTATGCTGCCGTTTCTCAGTTTATTCACACAGCCATGCAATCGGTAGATATTTTTAACGGTACACCTCAAGCAGCCTTGGAAACCCTAAGCGAACAGATTGCCTTTGCCTAG
- the murG gene encoding undecaprenyldiphospho-muramoylpentapeptide beta-N-acetylglucosaminyltransferase gives MSCVIFTGGGTGGHIFPGIAVAEVFKKETGIPIIWIGSNNGTDRSYVCSADIPFYGIPAGKFRRYFSLENLIDVFKIIGGFFASLIILLRLKPRFVFSKGGFVSVPPCAAARCLKIPVITHECDFSPGLATKINTRFAAQIFVSYTKTASFFPNAVQRKITVTGNPVRMRFYEANADAGKAFIQYTGNKPILFIQGGSLGALQINVLVEQTILFLAESFFVVHQTGAQHRAQGERIKKRLKEERPDLSGRYKPFPFIVEQMPDILAASDLVMSRAGANTIWEAAAAGKPMLLLPLEKGSSRGDQIENADFFTEQGAAITLSGKDTTPDVLCSVLTRLLENPHELKAMAQASAALADEKPAVKIAHLLQQWITEE, from the coding sequence ATGAGCTGTGTTATATTTACCGGCGGAGGTACCGGAGGGCATATATTCCCCGGTATTGCCGTTGCAGAAGTGTTTAAAAAAGAAACAGGGATACCGATTATCTGGATAGGGTCCAATAACGGCACCGATCGATCGTATGTGTGCAGTGCCGATATCCCGTTTTACGGAATACCGGCAGGAAAGTTCCGACGATATTTCAGCCTTGAAAACCTCATCGATGTGTTTAAAATTATCGGAGGCTTTTTTGCCTCATTGATTATCCTTTTAAGGCTGAAGCCTCGCTTCGTGTTTTCTAAGGGGGGCTTTGTATCGGTACCGCCGTGTGCTGCAGCGCGGTGCCTCAAGATTCCGGTTATTACGCATGAATGTGATTTTTCTCCCGGACTTGCTACAAAAATAAATACCCGATTTGCCGCTCAAATTTTTGTTTCATACACAAAAACGGCAAGTTTTTTTCCAAATGCAGTGCAGCGTAAAATTACCGTTACGGGAAATCCCGTAAGAATGCGTTTTTATGAGGCCAATGCGGATGCAGGAAAAGCATTTATTCAATATACTGGAAATAAGCCGATTCTGTTTATACAGGGGGGAAGCCTCGGCGCACTTCAGATCAATGTACTGGTAGAGCAAACAATCCTCTTTCTTGCCGAGTCTTTTTTTGTTGTGCACCAAACTGGAGCTCAGCACCGTGCCCAAGGAGAACGGATTAAAAAACGGTTAAAGGAAGAACGGCCTGATTTGAGCGGTCGATATAAACCGTTTCCTTTTATCGTTGAGCAAATGCCGGATATCCTTGCTGCCTCCGATCTTGTGATGTCGCGCGCAGGTGCCAATACCATCTGGGAAGCTGCGGCGGCAGGGAAACCGATGCTTTTATTGCCGCTTGAAAAAGGCAGCAGCCGCGGTGATCAAATTGAAAATGCGGATTTTTTTACCGAACAAGGGGCGGCAATTACCCTCTCCGGTAAAGATACGACGCCGGATGTGCTTTGCAGCGTATTAACTCGGCTCTTAGAAAATCCTCACGAGTTAAAAGCGATGGCTCAAGCATCAGCTGCTCTTGCCGATGAAAAACCCGCAGTTAAAATTGCGCATCTTTTACAACAGTGGATAACGGAAGAATGA
- the folD gene encoding bifunctional methylenetetrahydrofolate dehydrogenase/methenyltetrahydrofolate cyclohydrolase FolD: MAQIIDGKKLAEALTEAVTQENAAYCKKHPQPCLAIVSSGSDPASQVYIKTKVRALEKAGMQSRIIPYSETISEQELTACVQNLNADNTVDGILIQLPLPYPLDSRRILAPLDPAKDVDGFTPENLGRLLTGSSGFIPCTPQGIMYALRQYGIPLSGAHAVIVGRSAIVGKPLAALLTAADATVTLCHSKTKDLAALTRQADILIAAAGHPALITGSMIKKGAAVIDVGINRVPDPTASKGSRLTGDVDFESASEQAGWITPVPGGVGPLTVAMVLWNTLRAAQLRHGCLPEMETGAGLNTGLA; the protein is encoded by the coding sequence ATGGCACAGATTATAGACGGCAAAAAATTAGCCGAAGCATTGACCGAAGCGGTAACACAAGAAAATGCCGCATATTGTAAAAAGCACCCGCAGCCCTGCCTCGCGATTGTATCATCGGGGAGCGATCCCGCCTCACAGGTTTACATTAAAACAAAGGTGCGGGCATTGGAGAAAGCGGGAATGCAGAGCCGGATTATTCCATATTCCGAGACAATAAGCGAACAGGAATTAACAGCGTGCGTACAAAACCTGAATGCTGACAATACCGTTGACGGCATTTTAATTCAGCTGCCACTTCCCTACCCGCTGGACAGCAGGCGGATACTGGCGCCGCTTGATCCGGCCAAAGACGTCGATGGCTTTACACCGGAGAATTTAGGACGATTGCTTACCGGCAGTTCAGGCTTTATTCCCTGTACACCGCAGGGAATTATGTATGCATTGCGGCAATACGGCATACCGCTCAGCGGCGCTCATGCGGTTATCGTCGGGCGCTCTGCGATTGTCGGGAAGCCCCTCGCCGCCCTGCTCACTGCGGCGGATGCAACCGTTACACTCTGCCACAGTAAAACGAAAGACCTTGCCGCACTGACACGGCAAGCTGATATTTTGATCGCAGCTGCGGGACATCCGGCGCTTATTACCGGCAGCATGATAAAAAAAGGCGCCGCAGTTATCGACGTGGGAATTAACCGCGTCCCCGATCCTACTGCATCCAAGGGCAGCAGGCTGACCGGCGATGTTGACTTTGAAAGCGCCTCTGAACAAGCCGGCTGGATTACCCCGGTTCCCGGCGGTGTCGGTCCGTTAACCGTAGCAATGGTGTTGTGGAATACCCTGCGTGCCGCGCAGCTCCGGCACGGCTGCTTGCCGGAAATGGAAACCGGAGCAGGGCTTAACACAGGCCTCGCCTGA
- a CDS encoding CvpA family protein, producing the protein MSINILDMVLLIISIIVIIKVTVRGFIDEFFSMAAFLLAIAVAFWFYRPLSLHTKVSGLSPTVMKLIAFFMIFIVVFIAVKLLQMLISAVFDNEILNSLDHALGFFLGLFEAYIVLIILVALLQLQPFFNIDALIAHSMIVRMLVPLPVDSDNVLQIIRNGI; encoded by the coding sequence ATGAGTATAAATATACTTGATATGGTATTATTGATTATCAGCATTATTGTCATCATTAAAGTTACCGTTCGGGGTTTTATCGATGAGTTTTTTTCAATGGCGGCTTTTTTACTTGCAATTGCGGTAGCCTTTTGGTTTTATCGTCCGCTTTCTTTACACACAAAGGTGAGCGGACTTTCCCCGACGGTAATGAAGCTCATTGCTTTTTTTATGATATTTATCGTCGTGTTTATTGCCGTTAAACTGCTGCAAATGCTGATCTCCGCAGTGTTCGATAATGAAATATTAAACAGCCTTGACCATGCACTCGGTTTCTTTTTGGGCTTATTTGAAGCATATATTGTACTTATTATTCTCGTAGCTCTTCTGCAGCTGCAGCCGTTTTTTAATATCGATGCGCTTATTGCCCACAGCATGATTGTACGAATGCTGGTGCCGCTTCCCGTAGACAGCGATAATGTCCTACAAATAATCAGAAACGGTATCTAA
- a CDS encoding adenylate/guanylate cyclase domain-containing protein: MDTVSLNNLVFPNAENGSVELDASTLAGLKKMPVDIFDNVYVGDVKPHALILCVDVRGFSNFLCSHDEKAVFSLITSFTSNFLSCVNQFGYGCSYYKLLGDGALVIWDETTPTTLGEAIMVFQTYTEFLGEELFSPYPELGLGGALVMEKVYKYEISAEASALKYRDYVGYGINLACRLQGLARKSELIINKNLANLNALTTVIKDAPALVEEAKRLKGVFAEDKQPLYFYAGVNPANTFGL, encoded by the coding sequence ATGGATACAGTATCGCTTAATAACCTGGTATTTCCTAATGCTGAAAACGGATCCGTTGAGCTTGATGCTTCAACCCTTGCCGGATTAAAAAAGATGCCTGTCGATATATTCGATAACGTATATGTCGGTGATGTAAAACCTCATGCACTTATCTTGTGTGTCGATGTGCGCGGATTCAGCAATTTCCTTTGTTCACATGACGAAAAGGCCGTGTTTTCGCTCATTACCTCGTTTACTTCAAACTTTTTATCTTGTGTAAACCAATTCGGATACGGATGTTCATACTATAAGCTCCTGGGCGACGGTGCTTTAGTTATCTGGGATGAAACAACTCCGACGACATTAGGCGAAGCGATTATGGTGTTTCAAACCTATACCGAATTCCTCGGTGAGGAGCTTTTCAGCCCCTATCCCGAATTGGGACTTGGCGGTGCTTTAGTGATGGAAAAGGTATATAAGTATGAAATTTCTGCGGAAGCATCTGCCTTAAAATATCGCGACTATGTCGGTTACGGCATCAACCTTGCGTGCCGATTACAAGGACTTGCCCGAAAGTCGGAATTGATTATCAATAAAAACCTTGCAAATCTGAATGCACTTACAACAGTTATTAAGGATGCGCCTGCATTGGTGGAAGAAGCAAAACGCTTGAAAGGTGTGTTCGCTGAAGATAAGCAGCCTCTGTATTTTTATGCAGGTGTAAATCCGGCAAATACCTTTGGGTTATAG